ACTTATAGTTCCACAATCAGGCGCAGGGAGATGGAAGCCGTACTTACCTGTATGGTTGACGAAAAAATTGGTCCTGGTGAAATGACTCTCAGACTTGTTCAGACTGCAAAAGAGCTTATGGGATGTGATGGAGCTGTTGCAGTACGCAGTCCTGCTATTGCCCTTGAATATGTCCTTAAAGCAATAAATCTTGATAAAGAAAGTGCCGTAATGATTAGTGCCCTGGCTCCTTACTGGCTTTACGTTACTCTTGAGAAGCTGGGGTATAAAGTCATGATTCTTGACGTGCAGGAAGAAACGGCTTTAGTCAGCGTAGAAACTGTAGAAGAAGCGGTTAAAAACGGCGGAAGGCTTCTGATTCTCAGCGAAACTATGGGAATACTTCCGGATATAAGACAGTATCTTGCTCTTGAAATTCCTGTTATTGAAGAAATATCTCATTCTGCGCTTTCATATTATCCGGCTGAATATGAAGAAGATTCTGATAAACCGGCTGCTTCTGCTGATTCAGGAACTTCTGCAGGTGCCGGACAGGAATCTGCTGAGGCTTCAAAAGAAGAGCCGTCAGGCCGTCGTGCAGGAATGTATGGTTTATACGCAATACTCGGCATGGAAGAACATGATATTGTTACGGCCGGAGGCGGAGCTCTGGTAATTGCTCCAAAACGCCGTGAATGGAGTCCCCTTAAGGCAATTGCCGATCAGGCTCCTTCTACTGATTTTATGCCGGACATGAATGCTGCACTGGCTTTTGTTGAACTCAAGGAATTTGCCCGTAACGAAAAGGTCAGAAAAGAACTTTTTACTCTGTTTTCCCGGGCAGTTATGTCTGGAAGGCACAAGACTTTTGTTCGCGGTCAGGAAAATAATTC
Above is a window of Treponema rectale DNA encoding:
- a CDS encoding DegT/DnrJ/EryC1/StrS family aminotransferase, with the protein product MIQTYSSTIRRREMEAVLTCMVDEKIGPGEMTLRLVQTAKELMGCDGAVAVRSPAIALEYVLKAINLDKESAVMISALAPYWLYVTLEKLGYKVMILDVQEETALVSVETVEEAVKNGGRLLILSETMGILPDIRQYLALEIPVIEEISHSALSYYPAEYEEDSDKPAASADSGTSAGAGQESAEASKEEPSGRRAGMYGLYAILGMEEHDIVTAGGGALVIAPKRREWSPLKAIADQAPSTDFMPDMNAALAFVELKEFARNEKVRKELFTLFSRAVMSGRHKTFVRGQENNSTIYSFPLVLNSGFKDVKLYAQKKGIEVRQAFENSVIAFKQEELSTQCICANSLLLRCALFPLYPRLGQKDASRIVKVLSSLP